In Jejubacter calystegiae, the following are encoded in one genomic region:
- the napG gene encoding ferredoxin-type protein NapG: MARTDAPGPARRRFLRDVTRAACGLSAVLVLLGIRTESSRASGVRLRPPGALPEPAFSRACVRCGQCVQACPYQTLKLATLASGEAAGTPYFVAREIPCEMCEEIPCAVVCPSGALDSGLPSIDAARMGLAVLLDQENCLNFQGLRCDVCYRVCPAIDKAITLTPESNSRTGKHARFLPTVHSSDCTGCGKCEQACVLEQAAIKVLPRELAKGELGHHYRFSWLEGADGKS; this comes from the coding sequence ATGGCCAGAACGGACGCGCCCGGTCCCGCCCGTCGTCGCTTTTTGCGCGATGTGACGCGTGCCGCCTGCGGTCTGTCGGCGGTGCTGGTTCTGCTGGGTATTCGTACCGAAAGTAGTCGCGCCAGCGGTGTCCGGCTGCGGCCCCCCGGTGCGCTGCCGGAGCCGGCCTTTTCCCGGGCCTGCGTTCGCTGTGGTCAGTGCGTACAGGCCTGCCCTTACCAGACCCTGAAGCTGGCGACTCTGGCTTCGGGCGAGGCGGCGGGCACGCCGTACTTTGTGGCCCGGGAGATCCCTTGCGAAATGTGCGAGGAGATCCCCTGTGCGGTGGTCTGCCCGAGCGGGGCGCTGGATAGCGGATTGCCCTCTATCGACGCGGCCCGTATGGGGCTGGCGGTACTGCTGGATCAGGAAAACTGCCTGAACTTCCAGGGGCTGCGCTGCGATGTCTGCTACCGGGTTTGTCCGGCTATCGATAAGGCGATCACCCTCACGCCTGAGAGTAATAGCCGCACCGGTAAACACGCCCGCTTCCTGCCGACGGTGCACAGCAGTGACTGTACCGGCTGCGGCAAGTGCGAACAGGCCTGCGTGCTGGAACAGGCGGCGATTAAGGTGCTGCCCCGGGAACTGGCGAAAGGTGAGCTGGGGCATCACTACCGCTTTAGCTGGCTGGAGGGCGCCGATGGCAAATCGTAG
- the tal gene encoding transaldolase: MNQLDAVKQFTTVVADSGDIESIRHYQPQDATTNPSLLLKAAALEQYQHLINDAIEWGKKQGDTHEEQVMNACDKLAVNFGVEILKSVPGRVSTEVDARLSFNQEKSIAKARRLVELYQQQGIDKSRILIKLASTWEGIRAAELLEQEGINCNLTLLFSFAQARACAEAGVFLISPFVGRIYDWYQARQPLNPYVVDEDPGVKSVRNIYAWYKQHNFGTIVMGASFRRTEQILALVGCDRLTISPSLLQQLQESEEPAPRKLVPNSQGFKRPAPLNEAEFRWEHNEDPMAVDKLAEGIRLFAIDQRKLEDLLSSRF, encoded by the coding sequence ATGAACCAACTAGACGCCGTCAAACAGTTCACCACCGTGGTTGCCGACAGCGGCGATATTGAATCCATTCGCCACTATCAACCCCAGGATGCCACGACCAACCCATCCCTGCTGCTTAAGGCCGCGGCGCTGGAGCAGTACCAGCATCTGATTAACGATGCCATTGAATGGGGCAAAAAGCAGGGGGACACCCATGAAGAGCAGGTCATGAATGCCTGCGACAAGCTGGCGGTTAACTTTGGCGTAGAAATTCTTAAAAGCGTTCCTGGCCGGGTTTCTACCGAAGTGGACGCCCGCCTCTCCTTCAACCAGGAGAAAAGCATTGCCAAAGCCCGCCGCCTGGTGGAGCTGTATCAGCAACAGGGGATCGATAAATCACGCATCCTGATCAAACTCGCCTCCACCTGGGAGGGTATTCGCGCCGCAGAGCTGCTGGAACAAGAGGGTATCAACTGTAACCTCACCCTGCTGTTCTCTTTCGCTCAGGCCAGAGCCTGCGCCGAAGCGGGCGTCTTTTTGATCTCGCCGTTCGTGGGCCGTATTTACGACTGGTACCAGGCGCGTCAGCCCCTGAATCCTTACGTGGTGGATGAGGACCCCGGCGTGAAGTCGGTGCGCAATATCTACGCCTGGTATAAGCAACACAACTTCGGAACCATCGTGATGGGCGCCAGCTTCCGCCGAACCGAACAGATTCTGGCGCTGGTGGGCTGCGACCGCCTGACCATCTCTCCGTCCCTGCTCCAGCAGTTACAGGAAAGCGAAGAACCGGCGCCCCGCAAGCTGGTCCCCAATTCACAGGGCTTTAAACGCCCGGCCCCGCTTAACGAGGCGGAATTCCGCTGGGAACACAATGAAGACCCCATGGCGGTGGACAAACTGGCCGAAGGCATTCGGCTGTTCGCCATCGATCAACGCAAGCTGGAGGATCTCCTCTCCTCCAGATTCTAA
- the napH gene encoding quinol dehydrogenase ferredoxin subunit NapH, with protein sequence MANRRQEAGRDALAVKGWWRSYRWLLLRRLCQVMVLALFLCGSWSGVWILHGNYSSSLLLDTVPLSDPLMVLQSLASGHLPATLALSGALIVGGFYALAGRRLFCSWVCPVNPLTDLAAWLRRRLGITASASLPRWLRYLILALVLAGSLLTGSLLWEWVNPVSIAGRGLIFGFGAGIFLLLALFLFDLLVVEHGWCGHLCPLGAFYGLTGGAGALGVTAAGRERCTRCMDCFHVCPEPQVLRAPVLDKQSPARIAGRDCMTCGRCVDVCAEEVFKITIRWSSGAKDE encoded by the coding sequence ATGGCAAATCGTAGGCAGGAAGCCGGTCGCGATGCGCTGGCGGTAAAAGGGTGGTGGCGTAGCTACCGCTGGCTGTTGCTGCGGCGTCTGTGTCAGGTGATGGTGCTGGCGCTGTTTTTGTGCGGCAGTTGGAGCGGCGTCTGGATTCTGCATGGCAACTACAGCAGTAGCCTGCTGCTGGATACGGTGCCGCTCAGCGATCCGCTGATGGTGCTACAAAGTCTGGCGAGCGGCCATCTGCCTGCGACCCTGGCCCTGAGCGGCGCGCTGATCGTCGGGGGATTTTACGCCCTGGCGGGCAGACGTCTGTTCTGTAGCTGGGTCTGCCCGGTGAATCCTCTGACCGATCTGGCCGCCTGGCTGCGTCGGCGGCTGGGGATCACCGCTTCGGCATCGTTGCCGCGCTGGCTGCGCTATCTGATTCTGGCGCTGGTGCTGGCAGGAAGCCTGCTTACCGGCAGTCTGCTGTGGGAGTGGGTGAATCCGGTGTCGATTGCCGGACGCGGCCTGATCTTCGGCTTTGGCGCCGGGATCTTCCTGCTGCTCGCCCTGTTTCTGTTTGATCTTCTGGTGGTTGAACACGGCTGGTGCGGCCACCTCTGCCCGCTGGGGGCCTTCTATGGCCTGACCGGCGGCGCCGGTGCACTGGGCGTAACCGCCGCCGGGCGCGAACGCTGCACCCGCTGTATGGACTGTTTTCACGTTTGTCCGGAGCCGCAGGTACTGCGGGCGCCGGTACTGGATAAGCAAAGTCCGGCCCGGATCGCTGGCCGTGACTGCATGACCTGTGGGCGCTGCGTCGATGTCTGCGCCGAAGAGGTTTTCAAAATAACAATTCGATGGAGTTCGGGAGCAAAAGATGAATAG
- the napB gene encoding nitrate reductase cytochrome c-type subunit — protein MNSPVRKKGVLRTLAAALMLMMSGMALAEGSVDLSQSPEVSATPEGAIRMPKQQERMALNYVNQPPMIPHSVDGYQVTTNTNRCLQCHGVEHYRTTGAPRISPTHFMDSDGKVLSGVAPRRYFCLQCHVPQTDAPPIVENTFTPSQGFGK, from the coding sequence ATGAATAGCCCTGTCCGTAAAAAAGGAGTACTGCGCACCCTGGCGGCGGCGCTGATGTTAATGATGAGTGGCATGGCGCTGGCGGAGGGATCGGTGGATCTGAGCCAGTCGCCGGAAGTCTCGGCGACCCCGGAAGGGGCGATTCGTATGCCCAAACAACAGGAGCGTATGGCACTGAACTATGTGAACCAGCCGCCGATGATTCCGCACAGCGTGGACGGTTATCAGGTGACGACCAATACCAACCGCTGCCTGCAGTGCCACGGTGTAGAACACTACCGCACCACCGGCGCGCCGCGCATCAGTCCCACCCACTTTATGGATAGCGACGGTAAGGTGCTTTCCGGCGTGGCGCCGCGCCGTTACTTCTGCCTGCAGTGCCACGTACCGCAGACTGATGCGCCGCCGATTGTGGAAAACACCTTTACGCCTTCCCAGGGCTTTGGAAAGTAG
- the maeB gene encoding NADP-dependent oxaloacetate-decarboxylating malate dehydrogenase, producing MDEQLKQSALDFHEFPVPGKIQVSPTKPLATQRDLALAYSPGVAVPCLEIAADPLAAHRYTARGNLVAVVSNGTAVLGLGNIGALAGKPVMEGKGVLFKKFAGIDVFDIEVDETDSDKLIDVVAALEPTFGGINLEDIKAPECFYIEKKLRERMNIPVFHDDQHGTAIICTAAVLNGLRVVKKNISDVRLVVSGAGASAIACMNLLVALGMQKHNIVVCDSKGVIYKGREENMAETKAAYAVDDNGQRTLGEAIEGADIFLGCSGPKVLTQEMVKKMADSPLILALANPEPEIMPPLAKEVRPDAIICTGRSDFPNQVNNVLCFPFIFRGALDVGATAINEEMKLAAVHAIAELAHAEQSEVVASAYDDQELSFGPEYLIPKPFDPRLIVKIAPAVAKAAMDSGVATRPISDFEAYKDKLTEFVYKTNLFMKPIFSQARKDPKRVVLAEGEDNRVLHATQELISLGLAKPILIGRPSVIEMRIKKLGLQIEPGRDFEIVNNESDPRYKSYWSEYYEIMKRRGVTQEQAQRAILSNTTAIGAIMVHRGEADALICGTIGEYHEHFSVVEKLFGYREGVSAAGAMNALMLPSGNTFIADTYVNDDPTPEQLSEITLMAAETVRRFGIEPKVALLSHSNYGSSDAPAARKMRQTLELVRERAPDLMIDGEMHGDAALMENIRNDRMPDSPLKGSANILIMPNMEAARISYNLLRVSSSEGVTVGPVLMGVAKPVHVLTSIASVRRIVNMVALAVVEAQTNPL from the coding sequence ATGGACGAACAGTTAAAGCAAAGTGCCCTCGATTTCCACGAGTTCCCCGTGCCGGGCAAAATTCAGGTTTCGCCGACCAAGCCGCTGGCAACCCAGCGCGACCTGGCGCTGGCCTACTCCCCGGGCGTGGCGGTACCTTGCCTTGAGATTGCCGCCGATCCCCTCGCGGCCCACAGATACACGGCGCGCGGTAACCTGGTGGCCGTGGTCTCTAACGGTACTGCGGTGCTGGGGCTGGGAAATATCGGCGCACTGGCTGGTAAACCCGTTATGGAAGGGAAGGGCGTGCTGTTCAAGAAGTTTGCCGGCATCGATGTGTTCGACATCGAAGTTGACGAAACGGATTCCGATAAGCTTATCGACGTGGTGGCGGCGCTGGAGCCGACCTTCGGCGGGATCAACCTGGAAGACATTAAGGCACCCGAGTGCTTCTACATTGAGAAGAAGCTGCGCGAGCGCATGAATATTCCGGTCTTCCACGACGACCAGCACGGTACCGCCATCATCTGTACTGCCGCGGTGCTGAACGGCCTGCGGGTGGTGAAGAAGAACATTTCCGATGTGCGGCTGGTGGTTTCTGGCGCGGGCGCGTCAGCTATTGCCTGTATGAACCTGCTGGTGGCGCTGGGTATGCAGAAGCACAATATCGTGGTGTGCGACTCCAAAGGTGTTATCTATAAGGGCCGTGAAGAGAACATGGCTGAAACCAAGGCTGCCTACGCCGTCGATGACAACGGCCAGCGTACCCTGGGTGAGGCGATTGAAGGCGCCGATATCTTCCTGGGCTGCTCCGGCCCGAAAGTGCTGACTCAGGAGATGGTCAAGAAGATGGCCGACTCGCCGCTGATTCTGGCGCTGGCTAACCCGGAGCCGGAAATCATGCCGCCGCTGGCGAAAGAGGTGCGCCCGGACGCCATTATCTGCACTGGCCGTTCCGACTTCCCCAACCAGGTTAACAACGTTCTCTGCTTCCCGTTTATCTTCCGTGGCGCGCTGGACGTGGGCGCCACCGCCATTAACGAAGAGATGAAGCTGGCGGCGGTACACGCCATTGCCGAACTGGCCCACGCCGAACAGAGCGAAGTAGTCGCTTCCGCCTATGACGATCAGGAGCTTTCCTTCGGGCCGGAATATCTGATCCCCAAACCGTTCGACCCGCGCCTGATCGTTAAGATCGCGCCGGCCGTCGCGAAAGCGGCGATGGATTCCGGCGTGGCGACGCGGCCCATCAGCGACTTCGAAGCCTATAAGGATAAGCTGACCGAGTTTGTTTATAAGACCAACCTGTTTATGAAGCCGATCTTCTCCCAGGCGCGTAAGGATCCCAAGCGAGTGGTACTGGCGGAAGGCGAAGACAACCGCGTGCTGCACGCCACCCAGGAGCTAATCTCGCTGGGGCTGGCGAAGCCTATCCTGATCGGTCGTCCGAGCGTGATCGAAATGCGCATCAAGAAACTGGGTCTGCAGATCGAGCCGGGTCGTGATTTCGAGATCGTGAACAACGAATCCGATCCGCGCTACAAATCGTACTGGAGTGAGTATTACGAGATCATGAAGCGCCGCGGCGTGACTCAGGAGCAGGCCCAGCGGGCGATCCTGAGCAACACTACCGCCATCGGCGCCATCATGGTGCACCGTGGCGAGGCCGACGCGCTGATCTGCGGTACGATTGGCGAATATCACGAGCACTTCTCGGTGGTGGAGAAACTGTTTGGCTATCGCGAAGGGGTAAGTGCGGCCGGGGCGATGAACGCGCTGATGCTGCCGAGCGGCAACACCTTTATTGCCGATACCTACGTGAACGACGATCCGACGCCGGAACAGCTGTCGGAAATCACCCTGATGGCGGCGGAAACCGTGCGTCGCTTCGGGATTGAACCTAAAGTGGCGCTGCTGTCGCACTCCAACTACGGCTCTTCGGATGCTCCGGCGGCTCGTAAGATGCGCCAGACCCTGGAGCTGGTGCGCGAGCGAGCGCCGGATCTGATGATCGACGGTGAAATGCACGGTGATGCGGCGCTGATGGAGAACATCCGTAACGATCGTATGCCGGACAGCCCGCTGAAAGGCTCGGCTAACATCCTGATTATGCCGAATATGGAAGCGGCGCGTATCAGCTACAACCTGCTGCGCGTTTCCAGTTCGGAAGGGGTGACGGTAGGACCGGTGCTGATGGGCGTCGCCAAACCGGTTCACGTGCTGACCTCTATCGCTTCGGTACGTCGTATCGTGAATATGGTAGCGCTGGCGGTGGTTGAAGCCCAGACCAACCCGCTGTAA
- the tkt gene encoding transketolase — protein sequence MNRQQLANAIRALSMDAVQKANSGHPGAPMGMADIAEVLWNDFLKHNPANPLWQDRDRFVLSNGHASMLLYSLLHLSGYDLPLDELKNFRQLHSRTPGHPESGLTPGVETTTGPLGQGLANAVGMAIAERTLAAQFNQPGHEVVDHYTWVFMGDGCLMEGISHEACSLAGTLGLGKLIGFYDCNGISIDGETKGWFTDDTARRFEAYHWHVVHEIDGHDPEAIRRAIQEAQRVKDKPSLIICRTIIGFGSPNKAGKEEAHGAALGEEEVALARKQLGWTYPPFSIPDDIYQAWNARARGERAEAEWESRLAQWSEANPQQGREFMRRMRGELPEDWAALSQGVIHQLQANPAKIASRKASQNCLNAFGPSLPELMGGSADLAPSNLTIWSGSRSLKEDIAGNYIHYGVREFAMTAISNGIALHGGFLPYSATFLTFVEYARNAARMAALMKAHQIMVYTHDSIGLGEDGPTHQAVEQLASLRLTPNFSTWRPCDQVETAVAWKAAIEHRTGPTALILSRQGLPQMDRTPLQLDAIARGGYVLKESQGKTELILIATGSEVAVTMQAAERLEQEGVGVRVVSLPSTDTFDAQDDDWRESVLPARIGARVAVEAGIADYWRKYVGLHGDVVGMTSYGESAPAEQLFPFFGFTVDNIVDKARQTLARQSR from the coding sequence ATGAACCGACAACAACTTGCCAACGCTATCCGCGCCCTGAGTATGGATGCCGTACAGAAGGCGAATTCGGGGCATCCCGGCGCGCCTATGGGGATGGCGGATATTGCCGAAGTGTTATGGAACGACTTCCTGAAACATAATCCCGCCAACCCGCTGTGGCAGGATCGCGACCGCTTTGTGCTCTCAAACGGGCACGCCTCGATGCTGCTCTACAGCCTGCTGCACCTGAGCGGCTACGATCTGCCGCTGGATGAGCTGAAAAACTTTCGCCAGCTCCACTCCCGAACCCCCGGTCACCCCGAATCCGGGCTGACGCCCGGCGTTGAAACCACCACCGGCCCACTGGGCCAGGGGCTGGCCAACGCCGTGGGGATGGCGATTGCCGAACGCACCCTGGCGGCACAGTTTAACCAGCCGGGCCACGAGGTCGTCGACCACTATACATGGGTATTTATGGGCGACGGCTGTCTGATGGAGGGGATCTCCCACGAAGCCTGTTCACTGGCCGGAACCCTTGGGCTGGGTAAGCTGATTGGTTTTTACGACTGCAACGGCATCTCTATCGATGGCGAAACCAAAGGCTGGTTTACCGACGACACTGCCAGACGCTTCGAAGCCTATCACTGGCACGTGGTCCATGAGATTGACGGCCACGATCCGGAAGCTATCCGTCGTGCGATTCAGGAAGCCCAGCGGGTGAAGGACAAGCCTTCGCTGATTATCTGCCGCACCATTATCGGTTTCGGCTCCCCCAATAAGGCCGGTAAGGAAGAGGCGCACGGCGCGGCGCTGGGCGAAGAGGAGGTGGCGCTGGCCCGCAAACAGCTGGGCTGGACATATCCCCCCTTCTCGATTCCCGATGATATCTACCAGGCGTGGAATGCCAGAGCGCGCGGTGAGCGTGCCGAAGCCGAATGGGAGAGCCGGCTGGCGCAATGGAGCGAAGCCAACCCGCAGCAGGGGCGAGAGTTTATGCGTCGGATGCGCGGCGAACTACCGGAAGACTGGGCGGCCCTGAGCCAGGGGGTGATCCATCAGTTGCAGGCCAACCCGGCGAAAATAGCCAGCCGTAAGGCATCGCAGAACTGCCTGAACGCCTTCGGCCCGTCGCTGCCGGAGCTGATGGGCGGCTCGGCAGACCTGGCCCCCAGTAACCTGACCATCTGGTCCGGCTCTCGCTCGCTCAAAGAGGATATCGCCGGGAACTACATCCACTACGGGGTGCGCGAATTCGCCATGACCGCCATCAGCAACGGTATCGCCCTGCACGGCGGCTTTCTGCCTTACAGCGCCACCTTCCTGACCTTCGTGGAATATGCCCGTAATGCGGCACGCATGGCGGCGTTAATGAAGGCCCACCAGATTATGGTCTATACCCATGACTCCATTGGTCTGGGGGAAGACGGACCAACTCACCAGGCGGTAGAGCAGCTCGCCAGCCTGCGCCTGACCCCCAACTTCAGCACCTGGCGCCCCTGCGATCAGGTCGAAACCGCAGTCGCCTGGAAAGCGGCCATTGAACACCGCACCGGCCCCACGGCGCTGATTCTGTCGCGTCAGGGGCTGCCGCAGATGGATCGCACGCCGCTACAGCTCGACGCGATAGCCCGCGGCGGCTACGTACTGAAAGAGAGTCAGGGGAAAACCGAACTGATTCTGATCGCCACCGGCTCGGAAGTAGCGGTAACGATGCAGGCGGCAGAGCGCCTTGAACAGGAAGGCGTGGGCGTACGGGTAGTGTCATTGCCTTCCACCGACACCTTCGACGCCCAGGATGACGACTGGCGCGAGTCGGTACTGCCCGCCCGTATCGGCGCCCGGGTGGCAGTCGAAGCGGGTATTGCCGATTACTGGCGGAAATATGTCGGCCTGCACGGTGATGTGGTCGGTATGACCAGTTACGGCGAGTCAGCCCCGGCGGAGCAGCTTTTCCCGTTCTTCGGCTTCACCGTCGACAATATCGTGGACAAAGCGCGCCAGACCCTGGCGCGGCAGTCGCGTTAA
- the napC gene encoding cytochrome c-type protein NapC yields MMEEQKKPGVIRRLWRWWRRPSRLALGTLLLVGFGAGIIFWGGFNTGMEMSNREEFCISCHEMRNTVYQEYMETVHYNNRSGVRATCPDCHVPHEWGPKMVRKIQASKELYAKVFGIIDTPQKFEDHRLAMAQNEWRRMKNNNSQECRNCHNFDYMDFTAQKTVAAKMHDRAVKEGQTCIDCHKGIAHKLPEMHGIKNGF; encoded by the coding sequence ATGATGGAAGAGCAAAAAAAACCGGGCGTAATTCGCCGTCTGTGGCGCTGGTGGCGCCGTCCGAGCCGTCTGGCGCTCGGCACTTTACTGCTGGTTGGCTTCGGTGCCGGTATTATCTTCTGGGGCGGTTTCAATACCGGTATGGAGATGTCCAACCGCGAAGAGTTCTGTATCAGCTGCCACGAGATGCGTAATACCGTCTACCAGGAGTATATGGAGACGGTACACTACAACAACCGCAGCGGCGTACGCGCCACCTGCCCGGACTGTCACGTTCCCCACGAGTGGGGCCCGAAGATGGTGCGTAAAATCCAGGCCAGTAAAGAGCTGTATGCCAAAGTCTTCGGGATTATCGATACCCCACAGAAGTTTGAGGATCATCGTCTGGCCATGGCTCAGAACGAGTGGCGGCGAATGAAAAACAACAACTCCCAGGAGTGCCGTAACTGTCATAACTTCGACTATATGGACTTTACCGCCCAGAAGACGGTGGCGGCGAAGATGCACGATCGGGCGGTGAAAGAGGGGCAGACCTGTATCGACTGCCATAAGGGTATTGCCCATAAGCTGCCAGAGATGCACGGTATTAAGAACGGATTTTAA
- the nudK gene encoding GDP-mannose pyrophosphatase NudK produces the protein MSSLKIDVIKDKILSENYFVLRNITYDLTRGSGEVVRHKREVYDRGNGATILLYNRERRSVVLTRQFRVATWVNGNADGMLIESCAGLLDADAPEACARKEAIEETGFEVGEVTKLFELYMSPGGVTELIHFFMAEYSEATRVNAGGGVDDEDIDVLELPFEKALAMVRSGEIRDGKTVILLQHLQLLGMMD, from the coding sequence ATGTCATCGCTAAAAATAGACGTAATTAAAGATAAGATCCTGTCGGAAAACTACTTCGTACTGCGCAATATCACCTATGACCTGACTCGTGGGAGCGGCGAGGTGGTGCGCCACAAGCGGGAGGTTTACGATCGGGGCAATGGCGCCACCATCCTGCTCTATAATCGGGAACGGCGCAGCGTGGTGTTGACGCGTCAGTTTCGGGTAGCGACCTGGGTTAACGGTAACGCCGACGGTATGCTTATTGAAAGCTGTGCCGGGCTGCTGGACGCCGACGCGCCTGAAGCCTGTGCCCGTAAAGAGGCAATAGAAGAGACCGGCTTTGAAGTGGGAGAGGTGACGAAGCTGTTCGAACTCTATATGTCGCCCGGCGGCGTGACCGAACTGATTCACTTCTTTATGGCCGAATATAGCGAGGCCACGCGGGTTAACGCTGGCGGCGGCGTCGATGATGAAGATATAGATGTGCTGGAACTTCCGTTTGAGAAAGCGCTGGCGATGGTGCGCAGCGGCGAGATTCGCGACGGCAAGACGGTTATCCTGTTACAGCATCTGCAACTGCTGGGCATGATGGATTAA